Proteins found in one Arthrobacter sp. U41 genomic segment:
- a CDS encoding thymidine kinase, producing MAKLYFRYGAMNSGKSTGLLQAAFNYEERGQRVLLAKPDVDTKGDADVVSRLGMTRSVDFLIPAGASARELFTAQAHGDDPDALLEHVDTQPVACLLVDEAQFLEPAQVDDLFRIAVLDNVPVLAYGIRTDFRTRAFPGSLRLLEIAHTLEELKTICRCGRKAIFNTRRAGDQVVFDGDQVAIDGQDVWYESLCGSCYLEVSGGRLGS from the coding sequence TTGGCCAAGCTCTACTTCCGCTATGGCGCGATGAACTCCGGCAAGTCAACGGGCTTGCTGCAGGCGGCCTTTAACTACGAGGAGCGCGGCCAGCGGGTCCTGCTGGCCAAGCCGGATGTGGACACCAAGGGTGACGCCGACGTCGTGTCCCGGCTGGGCATGACGCGCTCGGTGGACTTCCTGATCCCGGCAGGGGCGTCCGCGCGGGAGCTGTTCACCGCCCAGGCCCATGGAGACGACCCGGACGCCCTGCTGGAGCATGTGGACACGCAGCCGGTGGCCTGCCTGCTGGTGGACGAGGCGCAGTTCCTCGAACCGGCCCAGGTGGACGACCTGTTCCGGATCGCTGTCCTGGACAACGTCCCGGTGCTGGCGTACGGCATCCGCACGGACTTCCGCACCCGGGCGTTCCCGGGATCGCTGCGCCTCCTGGAGATCGCCCACACCCTTGAGGAACTGAAGACCATCTGCCGCTGCGGCCGCAAGGCCATCTTCAACACCCGCCGGGCCGGGGACCAGGTGGTCTTCGACGGCGACCAGGTCGCGATCGACGGCCAGGACGTCTGGTACGAGTCGCTCTGCGGCTCCT